A stretch of DNA from Arctopsyche grandis isolate Sample6627 chromosome 6, ASM5162203v2, whole genome shotgun sequence:
TTATTAAAAGAAATGGTGGAAGGCCGCGATTTCCAAATCTAGAGCGATCTTTTATCGAAATGGATTCTAGAAAGTATCAATGTGATGTTGCAAAACCTGAAACGTGCATGTCCAAAGTGGAAGAGTACAAATCTTTGATTCTGAAAGAATTCAGAAGGATTCTGATGGACGaagggaacattttgaaagcgaTCAGTTCAAGTAATCCTTACAATGTTCAATACAACGCAACGAAACATGGAAACTACAAAGAAAAGGATAGTAAAGAATTACtatgtgaattaaaaaataaaaatattagaacTATAACAGGCTTGGATGCTCCATTTGCAGCTTTGGGTTTTGGAAAAAGAATTCCAAACTTacctttattgaaaaataatttctataaTAGTTGTGCAATTGTTGCAAGCTCCGGAGCACTGCTTGGTTCAAATCTAGGAGATTTTAtaggtaaatatttataaagtaacCTTTTATAAAAtccaatacatatttattacttatatattgtatatatatatatatatatatatatatatatatatatatatatatatatatatatatatatatatatatataatttcagattCGCATGATTTGGTTCTTCGGTTCAACCACGCACCGACGCAGAATTTCACCCAAGATGTTGgttcaaaaacaaatattcgAGTTGTGAACTCTCAAGTGATAACCAAGAAGGAATTCAAATTCCTCATGTCCAAAATCTACAAGAATATATCTATCCTAGGATGGGATCCGAGCAATTATACATCAACACTATTTCAATGGTATCAAAGACCGGACTTCAACTTGTTTCCTGATTATAAACGGTTTATGAGGAGAAATCCTAATGCAGACTTTCATATTCTGAATCCAAGATCGTTGTGGGAGATTTGGGATTTTGTACAATCAAATTCGCCGTATAGATTGAGAAGAAATCCACCATCGTCTGGCTTTCtaggtatgtatattatgaaatGGACAATATAGCACCaaattcaatgtacatacataactttttttaatgtaaaattgattatattttaatttttcaggtTTAGCTATATTATTACCTCGCTGTTCGTTCGTAGATGTATTTGAATATGTGCCATCAGCTCGACTCACAAACCGTTGCCACTACTATGATAAGCAAGACGATGCTGCCTGTACATTTGGAGTGTGGCATCCGTTAGCGGCTGAAAAATTGATTGCATACCGTATGAACAGTGCGACTGACTTCACAGTTTTTCAGGCTGGCTATCTAAGGATACAAGGATACCAGCATTTAGACTGTTAGATATATTCATTTAATACACTTTTACATTTGGAAACAaatttaaaactgaaacgattatacatagatattcgaAATCGACTGCAGAacttttagatattatttttattatgtattatgtattgtgTAAAAATATACTTGTTATAGTAAATATGGTAAAAGAGTGCATTTGTATCGCCATATTCTTGGCTTAGCAATATTCAAGAACTAGAcatggaaaatatatatattcatacttaatagatgaatatatatacatttataagaatttcttGTAGATTCTTTTGCTTAATTAAAAAGAtggatgtataatacaaaatgtatttattgcttgtcttttttaaattttctacttaaaaaataaaaatttaatgtcCTTATTCTAttgagtaaaaaataaaaatgtgataaaGTGTATTTAGAgcacaaaaatttaaaacattatataattattaaagaatatttagcttcaaaagcaaaaaaatggaatgtttcaatatttgtttaattataccaaaattgaaaacaaactgAAAGAATACTACTTTTAATTACATTTGAATTGTTACAAATGAAAACAACGACATAATTATGTATGCAtttctatattataataatataatctacTTTGTATAATCAATATTTGAACGTGTTCAATGTGTGAATGCTAAGATTCAATTCTAATGGCCAAgtatacacaaatataaatattattatgtatctcGTGCACAATGTAATGAGAcaatatttagtttaaatttgGTTACGATATCGACGATATGGCTTTTGAGAATAATATCtgattacaaaaataaacagaATTTTATTTGCCACCCTTTCAATGAATTAATCTCTAATTAAAACAtgaatttagttatttttgattaatatatCATTTACTTGAACAAAAATCTCAATTGAAATCCTGAAAAGTATACAGTCGGTAAAGCAGTTAGAATATGATAGTAGTTTGAGACTCGActtgattttgtttatttttattgtacacaGATGTCTCAATATAGTTCACcggcaaaatatgaaaatttccaTTGAAATTTCCTAAAACCCATATTCGTATTCAATCGCTGGCGTCTGGTTCGGTGCGTTACGTGTAACTTATTATCCCAGCATCCTGAAAAGGAATCTCATCAACGACGGCGAGTAGTGAAGTTTTTGCGTTTGAAAAATCCTAGAAAGGGCACGCACGCGCACATCACGCCGCGAAAGCGCGATCAGCTGATCGACTACATCAAGTGACGCGTCGCGAGACCTGCAAGCCTCAATTCGGAAATCGTCATCAACAATCGCAGCATACTTTCGCGACATAAATGTACACGTCAACATAGAAATTGTGCAAAATATCGAAACGTCATTCGCGCAAGACGGATCGATACACACGGTTGTACGCGCGCCCTTGTCATGTTTACGATTTGGTGTCGTTTAAAATCGATATGTTTCCATCCGAAAAACTCATGCGTGTCACCAGATGTTGAAACGCGCGCTATCGATCAATcctataattgattttaaagATGTATTGCACGACCATGAACGAATCCACACACCTGCACGCTGGCATAAGTGACATTAATTATTGTTTATGCATTCCCGTGCAAATTCAACTACGATCGCGAATTTCAGCAAAATAAATCAGACGCAGTCGAAATTTTCTCAATCGATATTGTAgtgtgcaaaataaaaaaataaaggaaaaatattGCGTGTTTCGACCAAATCGATATTTTGACAGTTGCACTCGAAATGCACATAACCTCAATATGCGACGTTTGGAATTTCATTGTGTTTTGTCGGTTAATTtgtttctaaatatgtacattttttatttgtattgctGAAATTGTTACCGCACGACGTAGAAATGCGAATAGatacttttgttttattgtgTTCGCAAATAATAATAGCATCCGCCAAAAGCGAACGTCATCAATTGTTTGGCCGTAATGCGCGCATTCTCAACACTGATTTTTTCCGTggatacaattttataattgacgtttttaaattattgattgtggttttttaattattaattccaTATTTTCTAATAAATGTGAACGGCGATCAATGTAGAACGAGCACTTTAAAACCGTGGCGTGCAATTttactgcaaaaaaaaaaacccaggCCGCATATAGGAGTATAACAGAATATCTAATTTAGGAAATATCAAATGAaatgtcttttattttttatattaaattacttctCTAATTGCTTTATTACGAGATAGTCTGcattttttcacaaaaatatcTCCCCTACTTCATTTCCATACaattatgcaaatattataatattttattagattattttgGTCGCACAAAAATTCTTTTCGcagtaaaattaattatgtagtAATTGACTATGTTGtcgtataatacaatatacatagataggtacatatttaataagctcattttttatatcccataTATTTTCTCTATATACAATACTCAGCTTTGTCCGGACtcatttcgaatttttttttacatattaaaaactGCAAATCCGtttcttattaaaaatacataattaataaattattaagtaAGCACGCtatcta
This window harbors:
- the SiaT gene encoding beta-galactoside-a-2,6-sialyltransferase, with protein sequence MKSVALSVWIFINLICFGMCGYFYLIWSQYWMNLERQRLFSKPATKQERSRNSEPFYYVENPPLNYQRNYNKNFPVKNTTDFQYQSVHNKSAQHVLVSGYDKFLMLKKSRSKKQINVIKRNGGRPRFPNLERSFIEMDSRKYQCDVAKPETCMSKVEEYKSLILKEFRRILMDEGNILKAISSSNPYNVQYNATKHGNYKEKDSKELLCELKNKNIRTITGLDAPFAALGFGKRIPNLPLLKNNFYNSCAIVASSGALLGSNLGDFIDSHDLVLRFNHAPTQNFTQDVGSKTNIRVVNSQVITKKEFKFLMSKIYKNISILGWDPSNYTSTLFQWYQRPDFNLFPDYKRFMRRNPNADFHILNPRSLWEIWDFVQSNSPYRLRRNPPSSGFLGLAILLPRCSFVDVFEYVPSARLTNRCHYYDKQDDAACTFGVWHPLAAEKLIAYRMNSATDFTVFQAGYLRIQGYQHLDC